A genomic window from Enoplosus armatus isolate fEnoArm2 chromosome 20, fEnoArm2.hap1, whole genome shotgun sequence includes:
- the mlst8 gene encoding target of rapamycin complex subunit lst8 — MNVNQGTVGSDPVILATAGYDHTVRFWQAHSGICTRTVQHQDSQVNSLEVTPDRSMIAAAGYQHIRMYDLNSNNPNPVINYDGVSKNITSVGFHEDGRWMYTGGEDCMARIWDLRSRNLQCQRIFQVNAPINCVCLHPNQAELIVGDQSGVIHIWDLKTDHNEQLIPEPEVSVNSVHIDPDASYMAAVNSSGNCYVWNLAGGIGDEVTQLIPKTKIPAHKRYSLRCKFSPDSTLLATCSADQTCKIWRTSNFSLMTELSIKSNNPGETSRGWMWDCAFSGDSQYIVTASSDNLARLWCVETGEIKREYSGHQKAVVCLAFNDSVLG, encoded by the exons ATGAATGTGAACCAGGGGACGGTGGGCAGCGACCCGGTCATTCTGGCCACGGCTGGATACGACCACACTGTCCGTTTCTGGCAGGCCCACAGCGGGATCTGCACCAGGACAGTCCAGCACCAGGACTCT CAAGTAAATTCACTGGAGGTCACACCTGACAGGAGTATGATTGCAGCTGCAG GTTATCAGCACATCCGTATGTACGACCTGAACTCCAACAACCCCAACCCGGTGATCAACTACGACGGTGTTAGCAAGAACATCACGTCCGTGGGCTTTCATGAAGACGGACGCTGGATGTATACAGGAGGAGAAGACTGCATGGCTCGCATATGGGACCTTAG GTCAAGAAATCTACAGTGTCAGAGGATATTCCAGGTCAATGCACCCATCaactgtgtgtgcctgcatcCCAACCAG GCCGAGCTGATTGTTGGAGACCAGAGTGGAGTCATTCATATCTGGGATCTGAAGACCGACCACAATGAACAGCTGATCCCTGAGCCAGAGGTCTCGGTCAACTCGGTTCACATTGACCCAGATGCCAGTTACATGGCAGCGGTCAACAGCTCG GGAAACTGTTATGTGTGGAACCTTGCCGGAGGCATCGGAGATGAGGTGACTCAGCTCATTCCCAAGACTAAGATCCCTGCACACAAACGCTACTCCCTCCGCTGCAAGTTTAGCCCTGATTCCAC TCTGTTGGCCACCTGCTCAGCAGACCAGACCTGTAAGATCTGGAGGACGTCCAATTTCTCACTGATGACGGAGCTGAGCATCAAGAGCAACAATCCCGGAGAGACGTCCAGAGGCTGGATGTGGGATTGTGCTTTCTCTGGAGACTCCCAATATATTGTCACTG CCTCCTCAGACAACCTGGCTCGTCTGTGGTGCGTGGAGACCGGGGAGATCAAGAGGGAATACAGCGGCCACCAGAAGGCCGTGGTTTGTCTGGCCTTCAATGACAGTGTGCTgggctga
- the bricd5 gene encoding BRICHOS domain-containing protein 5, with protein MVRCWKHSDNRLEEAQCTDGGSAASSQSHFPHKAFWVSLSASLLLVIIALSLTGHLGLSQPHSQSSQIVRITVPDQTGVLINQSAVVDQQNDLVTFSVTSQANQTSTVLFDTKHGLICYKPVEQESCFLRKMEKSDYDNVHSLLHESTHKSQFQLSGNETQRQTEFLGVLAASQVDVSTLEEPLRALCRDGSVHWTRRAEGPGKQRLVYFCIDICFPSNICVSVCFYYLPE; from the exons ATGGTGAGGTGTTGGAAACATTCAGACAATCGTTTGGAGGAAGCACAGTGCACG GATGGGGGCTCTGCTGCGTCCTCCCAGTCCCACTTCCCACACAAGGCATTCTGGGTCagcctctcagcctctctgctccTGGTCATCATTGCCCTCAGTTTGACGGGGCACCTGGGGCTGTCGCAGCCTCACTCTCAG TCTTCACAGATTGTCAGAATCACAGTCCCAGATCAGACTGGAGTTCTGATCAACCAGTCAGCCGTTGTGGACCAGCAGAACGACCTGGTGACCTTTTCTGTGACCTCGCAGGCAAATCAGACGTCCACCGTGCTCTTTGATACCAAGCAT GGTTTGATATGTTACAAACCTGTGGAACAGGAGAGCTGCTTCCTGCGAAAGATGGAGAAGTCTGACTATGACAATGTGCACTCCCTCCTCCACGAGTCAACACACAAG AGTCAGTTCCAGCTGTCTGGGAATGAGACCCAGAGGCAGACGGAGTTCCTGGGAGTGCTGGCAGCCAGTCAGGTGGATGTGTCCACGCTGGAGGAGCCTCTCCGGGCTCTGTGTCGGGACGGGTCCGTCCACTGGACCAGGAGGGCAGAGG gACCGGGCAAACAGAGGCTGGTCTACTTCTGCATCGACATCTGCTTTCCCAGCAACATCTGCGTGTCCGTGTGCTTCTACTACCTGCCAGAGTGA
- the pgp gene encoding glycerol-3-phosphate phosphatase translates to MSGSKCKRLSGALVKQLLDSVDSVLFDCDGVIWRGDQAVPGAPQVINLLKENGKKVFFVTNNSSKTRKMYVDKMSTLGFNVKEEEVFGTAYCSAMYLKTVCKLEGKVYLVGSNAMKQELEAVGIQQTGVGPDHIFGKQADWVNVPLDPEVKAVVVGFDEHFSYMKLNRALQYLTQPGCLFVGTNRDTRLPLEGGKAVPGTGCLLQAVETAAQCQAQTVGKPNHFMFDCVASQFGVDPDRCLMVGDRLDTDIMLGSNCGLKTLLTLTGVSTVADAEAHQKSGCVERQGMVPDYYVESIADLLPALQG, encoded by the exons ATGTCTGGGTCAAAATGCAAACGGCTGAGCGGAGCGCTGGTCAAACAACTGCTGGACTCGGTGGACAGCGTCCTGTTTGACTGCGACGGGGTCATCTGGCGGGGGGACCAGGCCGTCCCCGGAGCCCCTCAAGTCATAAACCTCCTCAAGGAAAACGGGAAGAAGGTCTTCTTCgtcaccaacaacagcagcaagacGAGGAAGATGTACGTCGACAAAATGTCCACGTTGGGGTTCAACGTGAAGGAAGAAGAGGTGTTCGGGACCGCGTACTGCTCCGCCATGTACCTGAAGACTGTGTGCAAGCTGGAGGGCAAAGTGTACCTGGTGGGAAGCAACGCGATGAAGCAGGAGCTGGAGGCGGTGGGGATCCAGCAGACCGGCGTGGGACCGGACCACATCTTCGGGAAGCAGGCCGACTGGGTCAACGTGCCTCTGGATCCCGAGGTGAAGGCGGTGGTGGTCGGTTTCGATGAACACTTCAGTTACATGAAGCTGAACCGAGCCTTGCAGTACCTGACCCAGCCGGGCTGTCTGTTTGTGGGAACCAACAGGGACACCAGGCTGCCCCTGGAGGGAGGCAAGGCTGTCCCAG gtACAGGTTGCCTGCTGCAGGCCGTCGAGACAGCGGCCCAGTGCCAGGCCCAGACGGTGGGCAAACCCAACCACTTCATGTTCGACTGCGTGGCCTCCCAGTTCGGCGTGGACCCCGACCGCTGCCTGATGGTGGGCGACCGCCTCGACACGGACATCATGCTGGGCTCCAACTGCGGCCTGAAGACCCTCCTCACCCTCACGGGGGTCAGCACGGTGGCGGACGCCGAGGCCCATCAGAAGAGTGGCTGCGTGGAGAGGCAGGGGATGGTGCCGGATTATTACGTGGAGAGCATCGCAGACCTCCTTCCAGCTCTGCAGGGCTGA
- the zdhhc4 gene encoding palmitoyltransferase ZDHHC4 isoform X2: protein MDFLTLFAIYVAVVLTCIVLVCKYSGQQQTPFTVIFNSVGKVIAPFTPKWLQTFSQRTLHRLFHQRQMDTTLTSLSVPYVLLAIKTFFFYLCIKRDPGTVTKKKVAGHLHLYPYDRRLFHPGVSCPTCQLLKPARSKHCRVCNRCVQRFDHHCVWVNNCIGAQNTRYFLLYLFSVCAMAGDIALLTGDMLLHAVLRSGLLTASYIDEYGQQQPAGPLFVVQHLFLTFPRIVFMLGFLVFVFFLLAGYALFHSYLALVNQTTNEWYKSRGYICQHCHPTATADHLCSPAPDHSKRHFYSKGLLRNLGEIFFPPQPVQKKDN, encoded by the exons ATGGATTTCCTCACTCTGTTTGCTATCTACGTCGCAGTGGTGCTGACATGTATAGTCCTGGTCTGCAAGTACTCAGGCCAGCAGCAAACCCCCTTTACCGTCATCTTCAACTCTGTAGGAAAG GTAATTGCACCCTTTACGCCAAAATGGCTCCAAACTTTTTCCCAGAGGACCTTGCACCGGCTGTTTCATCAAAG GCAGATGGACACCACTCTGACCAGCCTGTCTGTGCCTTACGTCCTGCTGGCCATCAAGACCTTCTTCTTCTACCTCTGCATCAAGAGAGATCCAG GCACAGTGACAAAGAAGAAAGTCGCCGGCCACCTGCACCTCTATCCGTATGACAGGAGGCTGTTTCACCCGGGAGTCTCCTGTCCAACCTGCCAGCTCCTCAAACCAGCTCGCTCCAAACACTGCA GGGTCTGCAACAGGTGTGTCCAACGTTTTGACCACCACTGTGTCTGGGTGAACAACTGCATTGGTGCTCAGAACACACGTTACTTCTTGCTTTACCTCTTCAGCGTGTGCGCCATGGCAGGAGACATTGCCCTACTAACAGGAGACATGCTGCTTCATGCCGTACTGCGGTCAGGGCTTCTGACGGCCAGTTATATAGATGAGTAcggccagcagcagccagcagggcCTCTGTTTGTTGTACAG cATCTGTTCCTGACCTTCCCCAGAATCGTCTTCATGCTGGGGTTTCTGgtctttgtcttcttcctcctggcGGGTTATGCCCTGTTCCATTCCTACCTGGCTCTTGTCAACCAGACCACCAATGAGTGGTACAAAAGTCGCGGTTACATTTGTCAGCACTGCCACCCAACTGCAACAGCAGACCATCTCTGTAGCCCAGCGCCAGACCACTCTAAAAGACACTTCTACAGCAAAGGGCTACTCCGAAACCTGGGAGAGATTTTCTTCCCTCCACAACCTGTTCAGAAAAAAGACAACTGA
- the zdhhc4 gene encoding palmitoyltransferase ZDHHC4 isoform X1, with translation MDFLTLFAIYVAVVLTCIVLVCKYSGQQQTPFTVIFNSVGKVIAPFTPKWLQTFSQRTLHRLFHQRNNMFIYLHILLEGAVYAEFTYEVFGFCRQMDTTLTSLSVPYVLLAIKTFFFYLCIKRDPGTVTKKKVAGHLHLYPYDRRLFHPGVSCPTCQLLKPARSKHCRVCNRCVQRFDHHCVWVNNCIGAQNTRYFLLYLFSVCAMAGDIALLTGDMLLHAVLRSGLLTASYIDEYGQQQPAGPLFVVQHLFLTFPRIVFMLGFLVFVFFLLAGYALFHSYLALVNQTTNEWYKSRGYICQHCHPTATADHLCSPAPDHSKRHFYSKGLLRNLGEIFFPPQPVQKKDN, from the exons ATGGATTTCCTCACTCTGTTTGCTATCTACGTCGCAGTGGTGCTGACATGTATAGTCCTGGTCTGCAAGTACTCAGGCCAGCAGCAAACCCCCTTTACCGTCATCTTCAACTCTGTAGGAAAG GTAATTGCACCCTTTACGCCAAAATGGCTCCAAACTTTTTCCCAGAGGACCTTGCACCGGCTGTTTCATCAAAG GAACAACATGTTCATCTACCTGCATATCCTGCTAGAGGGTGCTGTGTATGCAGAGTTCACATATGAGGTGTTCGGCTTCTGCAGGCAGATGGACACCACTCTGACCAGCCTGTCTGTGCCTTACGTCCTGCTGGCCATCAAGACCTTCTTCTTCTACCTCTGCATCAAGAGAGATCCAG GCACAGTGACAAAGAAGAAAGTCGCCGGCCACCTGCACCTCTATCCGTATGACAGGAGGCTGTTTCACCCGGGAGTCTCCTGTCCAACCTGCCAGCTCCTCAAACCAGCTCGCTCCAAACACTGCA GGGTCTGCAACAGGTGTGTCCAACGTTTTGACCACCACTGTGTCTGGGTGAACAACTGCATTGGTGCTCAGAACACACGTTACTTCTTGCTTTACCTCTTCAGCGTGTGCGCCATGGCAGGAGACATTGCCCTACTAACAGGAGACATGCTGCTTCATGCCGTACTGCGGTCAGGGCTTCTGACGGCCAGTTATATAGATGAGTAcggccagcagcagccagcagggcCTCTGTTTGTTGTACAG cATCTGTTCCTGACCTTCCCCAGAATCGTCTTCATGCTGGGGTTTCTGgtctttgtcttcttcctcctggcGGGTTATGCCCTGTTCCATTCCTACCTGGCTCTTGTCAACCAGACCACCAATGAGTGGTACAAAAGTCGCGGTTACATTTGTCAGCACTGCCACCCAACTGCAACAGCAGACCATCTCTGTAGCCCAGCGCCAGACCACTCTAAAAGACACTTCTACAGCAAAGGGCTACTCCGAAACCTGGGAGAGATTTTCTTCCCTCCACAACCTGTTCAGAAAAAAGACAACTGA